A part of Loxodonta africana isolate mLoxAfr1 chromosome 11, mLoxAfr1.hap2, whole genome shotgun sequence genomic DNA contains:
- the LOC100670598 gene encoding vomeronasal type-1 receptor 4-like, whose translation MIHVAHSSCSHTGLSDSEDKYQSLRTIRMDVRELAIGTAFLSQTIVGTLGNFSLLYHYVFLYFMGCRFRPTDLILMHLFVANSIVVLSRGIPQTMVSFRWKVFFNDIACKLFAYTSKVGRGVSLASTCLLSIFQATTISPRNSRWAELRGISPKYIGPSISMCWILQMLVNIIFPVFVISKWSNTNITSRKDLGYCSSVRHVKTVDSLYAALLFVPDVVCLAFVIWASGSMVFTLYRHKKQVQHVHRNNISSRSSPESRATKTILLLVSTFAYFYTFSAIFHCYLALAETPSWWLENASALIHACFPTVSPFVLMSHVSSVSRLCFAWRR comes from the coding sequence ATGATACATGTGGCCCACAGCTCATGTTCCCATACAGGACTCTCTGACTCAGAAGACAAATATCAGTCGCTGAGAACCATCAGAATGGATGTCAGGGAACTGGCGATAGGAACTGCCTTCTTATCCCAGACTATAGTTGGAACCCTGGGGAATTTCTCTCTTCTTTATCATTATGTCTTCCTTTACTTCATGGGGTGCAGGTTCAGGCCCACAGATTTGATTCTCATGCACCTGTTTGTAGCCAATTCCATTGTCGTCCTTTCTAGAGGAATCCCCCAGACAATGGTATCTTTTAGATGGAAAGTTTTTTTCAATGATATTGCATGCAAGCTTTTTGCCTACACTTCCAAAGTGGGTCGGGGTGTGTCGCTTGCCAGCACCTGTCTCTTAAGTATCTTCCAGGCCACCACCATCAGCCCCAGGAACTCCAGGTGGGCAGAGCTTAGGGGGATATCTCCCAAATACATTGGCCCCTCTATTTCCATGTGCTGGATCCTGCAAATGCTGGTAAATATCATTTTTCCTGTGTTTGTGATTAGCAAATGGAGCAACACAAATATCACATCCAGAAAAGATTTGGGATACTGTTCTTCTGTTCGTCACGTCAAAACCGTAGACTCCTTGTATGCAGCATTGTTATTTGTCCCTGATGTTGTATGTTTGGCGTTCGTGATTTGGGCCAGTGGCTCCATGGTTTTCACCCTCTACAGACACAAGAAGCAGGTCCAACACGTTCATAGGAACAACATCTCCTCCAGATCCTCTCCTGAGTCCAGAGCTACCAAAACTATCCTTCTCTTAGTGAGCACCTTTGCTTATTTTTACACCTTCTCTGCCATCTTTCACTGTTATTTGGCTCTTGCTGAAACACCCAGTTGGTGGCTGGAGAACGCTTCTGCGCTAATCCATGCATGTTTCCCAACAGTCAGCCCCTTTGTTCTAATGAGTCATGTCTCCAGTGTCTCTAGGCTGTGTTTTGCCTGGAGAAGATAG